From a region of the Lentilactobacillus curieae genome:
- the priA gene encoding primosomal protein N' translates to MQVAKVIVDVPSRQTNIPFSYLIPDNLSDSVTVGMRVQVPFGRRKITGFVVELSDHSDFDGKLKPIEALIDLTPVINPELMDLAVKMSQTTYSFLISCLQTMLPGGMRTSFAKRITAKSEQVVKENDWLFQGKSSVEINPSTTAESTTKKLLDLNKSDEIVVDYVLKRNSSAIEVLGIKATMTPEQLDKQRGLIRANATSQHKLLNVLSEQNNAKLLQSDLVKSGISASAIKSAIDKGWAKQIKIHQNRNPFMQPVKQTSALKLNVAQQNAVDKVSLSIDERDATRFLLEGVTGSGKTEVYLQSMAHALEQGRTALMLVPEITLTPQIVNRIRSRFGDQVAMLHSAMSNGERFDEWQRINRGKAKVVVGVRSAIFAPIKNLGVIIVDEEHDSSYKQSDNPRYQTREVAKFRADYNHCPVVFGSATPSLESRARAQKGVYQLLSLPKRINDQVLPKVDVVDMRQELKNSGSLLSAPLQEKITEKLSRHEQIILMLNRRGYASFLMCRDCGYVPQCPNCDISLTVHKNSHSLQCHYCGHQEPIPTECPMCHSKRIRNFGYGSEQLEEQVKELFPDARTLRMDVDTTRKKGSHERIIDAFANHEADILLGTQMIAKGLDFPDVTLVGVLNSDSALQFPDFRSSERTFELLTQVAGRAGRADKVGEVVIQTYNPNHYAIKFAKTQDYEGFYQKEMGIRRLGKYPPFYYTIKITGNSKNENTVMTRMVALTSYLKEHLSSKAIVLGPTPKMITRVNNQYYYQIIIKYRFEDQLQSALNRILNDSQKLKDVQLSIDNEPLDFM, encoded by the coding sequence TTGCAAGTTGCGAAGGTTATTGTTGATGTTCCTAGTCGACAAACAAATATTCCATTTTCATATTTAATCCCCGATAACCTTAGCGATTCAGTGACCGTGGGAATGAGAGTCCAGGTTCCGTTTGGTAGACGAAAAATTACTGGATTTGTTGTCGAGCTATCTGATCATTCAGATTTTGACGGTAAGCTAAAGCCAATTGAGGCACTGATTGATTTGACACCGGTTATTAATCCGGAATTAATGGATTTGGCAGTCAAAATGAGTCAAACGACCTATTCATTTTTAATCAGTTGTTTACAAACGATGCTCCCCGGTGGAATGCGGACATCCTTTGCCAAGCGAATCACTGCAAAAAGTGAGCAAGTTGTTAAAGAAAATGATTGGCTGTTCCAAGGAAAATCTTCGGTTGAAATTAATCCGTCAACGACAGCAGAGAGCACCACTAAAAAGTTGCTTGATTTAAATAAAAGTGACGAAATAGTGGTGGATTACGTATTAAAACGTAATTCCAGTGCAATCGAAGTTTTGGGTATCAAGGCAACAATGACACCTGAACAGTTAGACAAGCAGCGTGGCCTGATTCGGGCCAACGCTACAAGTCAGCATAAATTACTCAATGTATTGAGTGAACAGAATAACGCAAAACTCTTACAATCGGATTTAGTTAAATCTGGAATTTCAGCATCTGCAATTAAGTCGGCCATTGATAAGGGCTGGGCTAAGCAAATCAAGATTCATCAAAATCGAAATCCATTTATGCAACCCGTTAAGCAAACTTCTGCATTAAAGTTAAACGTTGCTCAACAAAATGCAGTTGATAAGGTTAGTTTATCCATTGATGAAAGGGATGCTACGCGGTTCTTATTGGAGGGAGTTACCGGATCAGGTAAGACGGAAGTCTATCTGCAATCAATGGCACATGCTCTTGAACAAGGACGAACTGCATTAATGTTAGTTCCCGAAATCACCTTGACCCCGCAAATCGTTAACCGAATTCGTTCTCGCTTTGGTGACCAAGTGGCAATGTTACATAGTGCGATGTCCAATGGCGAGCGGTTTGATGAATGGCAACGAATTAATCGGGGTAAGGCGAAGGTTGTAGTTGGTGTTCGTTCGGCGATTTTTGCCCCGATTAAAAATCTTGGGGTAATTATTGTGGACGAAGAGCATGATTCGAGCTACAAGCAAAGCGATAATCCACGATATCAGACCAGAGAAGTAGCGAAATTTCGGGCGGACTATAATCACTGCCCAGTTGTGTTCGGTAGTGCCACGCCTTCGCTTGAATCGCGGGCGAGAGCACAAAAAGGGGTATATCAATTATTGAGTCTACCTAAGCGAATAAATGACCAAGTGTTACCCAAGGTAGATGTGGTTGATATGCGACAGGAACTAAAGAACTCTGGGTCATTATTATCTGCACCGCTTCAAGAAAAAATTACTGAGAAGCTGTCTCGACACGAACAAATTATCTTAATGCTAAATCGCCGTGGGTATGCTTCGTTTTTGATGTGTCGAGATTGTGGCTACGTTCCTCAATGTCCTAATTGTGATATCTCGTTAACGGTTCACAAAAATAGTCATTCACTGCAATGCCATTACTGCGGCCATCAAGAGCCAATTCCCACTGAATGCCCTATGTGCCACAGCAAACGAATTCGTAACTTTGGTTATGGCAGTGAACAACTGGAAGAACAGGTTAAGGAGTTATTTCCCGATGCAAGAACGTTACGAATGGATGTTGACACTACCAGAAAAAAGGGATCACACGAACGAATTATTGATGCCTTCGCAAATCACGAAGCTGATATCCTGCTAGGAACTCAGATGATTGCTAAGGGACTTGATTTTCCAGATGTCACCTTGGTAGGAGTATTGAACTCAGATTCTGCCTTACAGTTTCCTGATTTTCGTTCAAGTGAACGAACTTTTGAACTGCTGACACAAGTGGCTGGGAGAGCTGGAAGAGCCGATAAGGTTGGAGAAGTTGTGATTCAGACTTATAACCCTAATCATTATGCAATCAAGTTTGCAAAAACTCAGGACTACGAAGGCTTCTACCAAAAGGAAATGGGAATTCGTAGACTTGGAAAGTACCCACCGTTTTACTACACGATTAAAATAACGGGTAATTCGAAAAACGAAAACACGGTGATGACCAGAATGGTAGCCCTGACTAGCTACTTAAAAGAGCACCTTTCCTCAAAAGCAATAGTGTTGGGACCAACCCCCAAAATGATTACGCGGGTCAATAACCAATACTATTATCAGATCATCATTAAGTACCGATTTGAAGATCAACTTCAATCGGCATTAAATAGAATTTTAAATGATTCACAAAAATTAAAGGACGTTCAGTTATCAATTGATAACGAACCTCTCGATTTTATGTAG
- the fmt gene encoding methionyl-tRNA formyltransferase: MTSIVFMGTPHFSVPILKGLVTNGYDVKYAVTQPDRPVGRKHVLKKTPVREAAEELSIPVLAPAKLSGSDEMSTIIETNPDLIITAAYGQFLPTKLLAAAKVAAVNVHGSLLPKYRGGAPVQYSIMNGDKQTGITILYMVKKMDAGDILSQKAIDIENDDDTETMFAKLSIVGRDLLLDTLPKVISGEIKPIPQVEEEVVFSPNIKPEEEVLDFSKSAFLVDAKVRALRPDPVAYTELNGKRTKIWRSKVVDATTELAPGTVVLKSKHELQLAAGDGTVISIIELQPAGKPKQKITDYLNGAGQSIKEGQKVID; encoded by the coding sequence TTGACATCAATAGTATTTATGGGAACACCCCATTTTTCAGTACCAATTTTAAAGGGCTTGGTGACAAACGGTTATGACGTTAAGTATGCTGTGACCCAACCAGACCGTCCCGTTGGTAGAAAACATGTTTTGAAAAAGACGCCGGTCCGGGAGGCGGCCGAAGAACTTTCAATCCCAGTCTTGGCTCCTGCAAAGCTTTCTGGCAGCGACGAAATGTCAACAATAATTGAAACCAATCCGGATTTAATTATTACTGCAGCTTATGGTCAGTTCTTACCAACTAAGTTATTGGCCGCAGCAAAGGTTGCGGCGGTCAATGTGCACGGTTCGCTGTTACCCAAGTATCGTGGCGGCGCCCCGGTTCAATATTCAATTATGAATGGTGATAAACAAACTGGAATTACCATTTTGTACATGGTCAAAAAAATGGATGCTGGGGATATTTTATCGCAAAAGGCAATCGATATTGAAAACGACGATGACACTGAGACTATGTTCGCTAAACTTAGCATTGTCGGAAGAGACTTGCTTTTGGATACGTTGCCTAAAGTAATTAGTGGAGAAATCAAACCAATTCCTCAAGTTGAAGAAGAAGTGGTGTTTAGCCCTAACATTAAACCTGAAGAAGAGGTGCTTGATTTTTCCAAGAGCGCATTCCTGGTTGATGCAAAGGTTCGGGCACTGCGACCTGATCCCGTAGCATATACAGAACTTAACGGCAAACGCACTAAAATTTGGCGGTCTAAAGTTGTTGATGCGACTACAGAACTGGCACCAGGAACAGTGGTGTTGAAGAGCAAACATGAATTACAACTTGCTGCTGGGGATGGTACAGTAATTTCAATTATTGAACTTCAACCCGCAGGTAAACCAAAGCAAAAGATAACTGACTACTTAAACGGTGCTGGACAAAGCATCAAGGAAGGCCAAAAGGTGATTGACTAG
- the rsmB gene encoding 16S rRNA (cytosine(967)-C(5))-methyltransferase RsmB, with protein sequence MKTVSNNPRELAMQTLVLTAKGAYSNLQINSVLEKTTMGVEDRALYTNIVYGVLQHMLTFEYQLAPFLKNADETEDWVKELLYTAIYQLEYLDRVPKRAIFDETIKIAKKNGHDGIRRMVTGILHSIDRKGLADPKKIKNRSERLSIETSVPVWIVKILTEQLEGPKAESILRSINHPAKQSVRINQASGMSKEEIVSKLESEGFEVFDSEVAANGLVLQKKLAINSELFADGTITIQDESAMLPVESMSIAGDDQVLDACSAPGGKTTQIAEELTTGMVTALDIHDKKLRVVRRNAERMNLADKVTTVPLDARKVDEKFADEQFAEILVDAPCSGLGLIRRKPEIRYSKTLADSEKLSGIQKQILDAVAPKVKVGGTITYSTCTILNQENQDVVSEFLDAHPNFSLETVSTQLDLSANIKDKLLKIYPDDYNSDGFFVSTLRRDK encoded by the coding sequence ATGAAGACTGTATCAAATAATCCACGTGAGTTAGCAATGCAAACGTTGGTACTCACGGCAAAGGGAGCATATTCAAACCTCCAGATCAATTCAGTACTGGAAAAGACAACTATGGGGGTAGAGGACAGGGCACTTTACACCAACATAGTTTATGGAGTATTGCAACACATGCTGACCTTTGAATACCAACTAGCACCATTTTTAAAAAACGCTGACGAGACCGAAGACTGGGTTAAAGAGCTTTTGTATACAGCAATTTATCAATTAGAGTATCTTGATCGGGTGCCTAAACGGGCAATATTTGACGAAACTATCAAGATTGCTAAAAAAAATGGTCACGACGGAATTCGGCGAATGGTAACTGGAATTCTTCATTCCATTGACCGTAAAGGTTTGGCAGACCCTAAAAAAATCAAAAATCGGTCTGAAAGACTCTCAATTGAAACCAGTGTGCCAGTGTGGATCGTTAAGATTTTAACTGAACAACTTGAAGGTCCGAAAGCTGAGTCAATTTTACGTTCGATCAATCATCCAGCTAAACAGTCCGTTAGGATCAATCAAGCCTCTGGGATGTCTAAAGAAGAAATCGTATCAAAATTAGAATCGGAAGGCTTTGAAGTTTTCGACAGTGAAGTTGCAGCTAATGGTCTTGTCTTGCAGAAAAAGCTGGCAATCAATAGCGAGTTGTTTGCTGATGGGACAATTACAATTCAGGATGAAAGTGCTATGCTACCGGTAGAATCAATGTCAATTGCTGGTGATGATCAAGTACTTGATGCATGTAGTGCCCCTGGTGGCAAGACTACGCAAATTGCCGAAGAGTTAACAACGGGGATGGTAACTGCCCTAGATATCCATGATAAAAAGTTACGCGTTGTTCGGAGAAATGCCGAAAGAATGAACTTAGCCGATAAGGTGACAACTGTGCCCCTTGATGCTAGGAAAGTCGATGAAAAGTTTGCTGACGAACAGTTTGCCGAGATTTTAGTTGATGCCCCTTGCTCAGGATTAGGCCTGATCAGAAGAAAACCAGAGATTAGGTATTCAAAAACTTTGGCGGACTCAGAAAAGTTGAGTGGCATCCAAAAGCAAATTTTGGATGCAGTTGCTCCCAAGGTCAAAGTTGGTGGAACAATCACTTACAGTACTTGCACAATTTTGAATCAAGAAAATCAGGATGTTGTTTCTGAGTTTTTAGACGCCCATCCTAACTTTTCCCTAGAAACAGTTTCCACACAACTTGACTTATCTGCTAATATTAAAGACAAATTATTAAAAATATATCCTGATGACTATAATTCAGACGGATTTTTCGTAAGTACTTTACGAAGAGATAAATAA
- a CDS encoding Stp1/IreP family PP2C-type Ser/Thr phosphatase, with protein MKIAYNSSIGKVREKNEDAVGTFKNKQNVILALISDGIGGNKAGEVASQLVVSNLGNSFEKTDFNSIEESQKWLDLKLSEVNDAILVESNSDTHLKGMGTTFVAALISGIDGFIANIGDSRGYLFSNNQLQQVSEDHSYVNELIKSGDLTPAEARNNPYKNIITKSLGINDASTADYMAFKLKNQDQILLCSDGLTNMVEDCDIANVLAEQISVKEKCEKLISMANENGGLDNISVLVMSYESEGDSDE; from the coding sequence TTGAAAATCGCCTATAATTCGTCAATCGGTAAGGTCCGCGAGAAGAACGAGGACGCGGTTGGAACATTTAAAAATAAACAAAATGTGATTTTAGCACTGATTTCAGATGGGATTGGTGGTAATAAAGCGGGAGAAGTGGCTTCTCAGCTAGTTGTTTCTAATTTAGGAAATAGCTTTGAGAAAACTGACTTTAACTCGATTGAAGAATCACAAAAATGGTTGGACTTGAAGCTGAGTGAGGTCAATGATGCGATTTTAGTAGAGTCTAATTCAGATACTCACCTAAAAGGAATGGGGACTACCTTTGTTGCGGCCTTGATTTCAGGCATTGATGGATTTATTGCTAACATTGGTGATAGTCGGGGATACCTCTTTTCCAACAATCAACTCCAGCAAGTCTCAGAAGATCATTCATACGTTAATGAATTAATAAAATCAGGCGATTTAACCCCAGCTGAAGCTAGAAACAATCCATATAAAAATATCATTACCAAAAGTTTGGGGATCAATGACGCTTCAACAGCTGATTACATGGCATTTAAACTTAAAAATCAGGATCAAATTTTGTTATGCAGTGATGGGTTGACCAATATGGTTGAGGACTGTGACATTGCCAACGTGTTGGCTGAACAGATATCAGTTAAAGAGAAGTGTGAAAAATTAATCTCAATGGCTAATGAAAATGGTGGTTTGGACAACATATCCGTGTTAGTCATGAGTTATGAATCGGAAGGTGATTCCGATGAATAA